The following nucleotide sequence is from Microbacterium imperiale.
GCGGAGAAGGACCGCGGCGTGCGAGGCGAGGCGGCCGAGGACGACGTCGGTTGCGTCGATGACCAGCCACTCGCGCTGGATCTCGCCAGCCTTGGGGGTGAAAGTGCGCGTCACAGTAGTGCTGCTTTCTTGAATCGAACGGAGGAGTTCGTGAATCCCGCTCCGGGGTGGTTCTCCTTCGAGAACACGCCAGTGGAGGGCTCACGTTCGTGGCGCCCAGCCCGTGGGCTGCGGGCACCAAAGAGACAGCGTACGCTATCCACTGACGTTATCAAAGCCGCACCTCATTCCCCCGGGGCTGCTCTTCGATCTCGGATGCACCGACCGGATCGGAGAGGAAGACCCGTGCCCCTGTTCCAGATGCAGCGCGCCCGCCGAGGGCGCCTGCGCGTCTTCATGCGCGCGCAACTGCCGTTTCTCGTTGGCACGCTGCTGGTGTTCACCGGCCTGGCCGTCGCGGTGCCCGACGCCCTGTCGACTCCCCTCGTCGTCATCGCGGCTCTGCTGATCCTCGTCGCCTCGATCGCCGCGGTGTTCGTGCCGTGGGAGCGCTTCTCTCCGACGTGGTTGATCGTCGTCGCGATCGCCGACATCGTGGCCGTCGCTCTGCTGCGCACCGAGCTGCGCGCTCTGCTGCCAGCCGTCACGATGCTCGCCATCTTCCCGATCCTGTGGATCGCCTACGCCTTCCCGCCGGTGGCGTTCATCGCCGCGGTGGGCGGCGCGGCCCTGATGACCTCGCTGCCGTTCCTGACGCGGGGCTCGTGGCCCGAGACCGCATTGGACTGGGTCAACGTCGTGACCCTGCCGGGCCTCATCCTCGGCGTCGCGGTGATCGTCAATCTCGCCGCGCAGCACCTGCGTCGCAACGCTGCGCGCCTCCGGGCCGCCCACGACGCCCGGGCCCGCGCACTGACCCGAGCTCACGACAACGAGCTCGTGCTGCGCACCGTGCTCGATACTGTGCGCAGCGGCGTCGTCCTCTACGACGGGCAAGGCCGGCTGGTGCTGGCGAACCGCACCGCCGAGGAACTGTCGCAGGCCATGGGCTTCTCGCTCGATCAGCCGCCCTATGCCGGTGACGCGGTGCTCGCGGCGGACCGATCGACGCCGGTGCCACCGCACGACCAGCTCATCCCGAGGGCCCTGCGCGGCGACCGGATCAGCAACGCGGTCGAATGGGTCGGGCCGCCCGCGATGCAGCGCGCCATCATCGCCGACGCCGACAGCGTGCGCCGCGCCGACGGAACCCTTCTCGGCACTCTCATCGCGGCCTACGACGTCACCGACATGGCGGATGCCGCGCAGATCCGGCATGACTTCCTCCGCACGGTGTCGCACGAGCTGCGCACGCCGCTGACGAGCGTCACCGGGTACCTCGACCTGCTCACCGAGCACGTCGGCGCTTCCGACCCGGCCGCGGCACGGTACCTGTCGATGATCGAGCGGAACGTCCTGGTGCTGCGCGACCGGATGAACGAGCTGCTCGCCGCGGCGTCGTCCGAGAGCCCGATCTCGCCTCGCGCCGTGGTGCTGAGCGACATCATCGACTCGGCCGTCCGCGCGGTCAGTCCACGAGCGGAACGTCGCGGCAGCTCCATTCAGCAGATCGGCGCGACGGGCGACCGGGTCGTCCTCGATCCCGTCCGCATCCGCCAGACACTCGAAGAACTCCTCGTCAACGCCGTGAAGTTCAGCCCGCCCTCGTCGGCGGTCGTGGTGGGCCAGCGCATCGACGACACCGGCATCCACATCGCCGTGAGCGACAGCGGACCGGGTCTGACAGCGGCCGAGCGTTCCCGTGTCTTCGACCCCTTCTATCGCACCGACTTCGCGCGAGAGAACGCCATTCAGGGCTTCGGCATCGGCCTGTCGGTCGTCCGCAACGCCGTGGTCGCCCACGGCGGGAAGATCCGCGTGGGACCCTCCGCGGCGGGCGGCACGGCCATGACGGTCACGCTCCCCCGCCGCTTACCCGAGGACGCGGACGACACGGCGGGACGGGTGGATGCCGCCGGCTGACGCCGTCACGCCGAGCCGTTGACCCCTGCCAGGCGCGGCCCGATGAGCTCGCGCGAGCCGACCTCGAGCTTGCGCATGATGCGGTAGACGTGACTTTCGACCGTCCGCACGCTCACGACGAGCGTCGAGGCGATCTCCTGATTGTTCATACCCGCCGCAACGAGGTCGGCGACCTGCCGCTCGCGCTTGGTGAGTCGCGTCGCCTCCACCGCGAAGCGCGCGTGATTGACGGCGCGGCTGCCCCGTCGCGCACGCAGCGCACGCTCGAGCTCGGCGGCATCGGCCTCGCCTGCGGCATCGCGGTCCTCGCCGGCCCAATCGGCCAGCAGGCGATAGGCGGCGATCGCCAGCCCGTAGCGGCCGTGCTGTTCGAGCGACCGTCCCGCCGCTCGCAGAGCCACCGCGTCGCGTCCGTTGCGGGCGGCGAGGTAGTCGGCCTGCGCACGGAATCCGAGCGTGTCAGGCGCCGCGTCGAGCAGCCGCTGCGCCTCGGCCAGACGCTCGGCGTTCGGGGCGATCTCGACGGCGGCGAGCATGCCGAGCTGCGCGGCGAACACGGCCCCCCGGTCGCGCAGCGCGACGGAGTCACGCCAGAGGGCATCAGCTCCGTCCTCGGGCCGCCCGTCCAGGGTGGCCAGAGCGGCATCCATCCACGCCAGCGACTGACCCGGGAACGCGCCATCGACGACCCACTCCTGACGCGCCCGCGCGGCGTATTTGGTGGCGAGCTCGATCTGCCCGCGCCCCGCCGCGAGGAGGACGGCGGCGACGAGGATCGAGGCGCGACCACCGGCGGGCAGCGGCGCGAGCGCCCCCGTCGAGAGACAGACGTCGATGAGGTCGCCCAGCTCGGTCATGTCGCCGGCATGCAGGTGGCCGTAGACGGCCCCGCACGAGAAGGCGCGGAACATCTCGAGGTCGAGCGCTCCGCGGGCCTCGTCGAGCCCGCTGAGCAGGTCGCGGTAGCCGGCGTCGAAGGAACCGCCGACCAGGCGCCCGACGTCGGCCAGGATGCGGGCCGCGTAGCTCTGCCGCTGCGGGTCGAGACGCCCCAGCTCGCGGTACGCCCGGTCGGCGTCGCGCAATCGCGCCGCCACGGTGAACACGTGCACGCGCGCCTCGAGCAGCGCGACCTGGACGGGCACCGGCTCCCCGTCCGAGATGTCGAGGTCCGCCTCGAATCCGTCGGGCACCGAGCGGAGGTCGGCGAGGATCGACAGGCGCGTGGCGTCGAGGATGCGCCCGTAGACCGACAGCTCCGGCGCCTCGGCCTCGAGCAGGGCGATCGCACCGTCGACATCACCGCAGGCGTACGCGAGCCACCGAGCGCGCACGCGGCAGTACTCCGCGCGCGAGGCGATGTCGCCGCTGCGCGGATCGGTCTCGGCGATGACCCGTGCGATCGTGGCCGGTGCCTCCGACCCCTCACTCTGCGAGAGCGATGCGATGTATGCCGCTGCCGTGCGTGCGGACGGGTTCTGCTGCCACTCGTACGCCACCGCAGCGGCGCGGCCGGCCGCGTTCTCGCGGAGCATGCCGGCGAGAAGCGCGTTCTGCTTCGTGCGCACCGGCAGGATGTCGCCGTCGCCGCAACCGGCCACGGCGCCGCCGTCCTCGCCCAGAGTCGCCGCGATGCGCTCGGTCAATCGGATACGGCGCGCCGTGAGCGGTTCGTGTCGGAAGTAGCTGACGAACAGCGGCGGGATGACCGAGACGAGAGCGCCGGGAACAGCGGGCACGACGGCGATGAGGGCGCGTTCCTCGAGGAACTCGAGCGTCTCCCAACCGACGAGCCGGCGGACGATGTCGAGCTCGGGGCTCCCGATGATGGCAATCGTCTCGAGGGCATCGCGCGCGGCCGGGGAGAGGCCGTCGAGATGCATCTCGACGGCCGTTCGGAGGCTGGAGCACCACAGATCCCCCGCTGCGGTCCACCACTCTCCTCCGGCCCGGACGAGCCGCCCATCGCGTACGGATGCGTCGACCATCGCGAGGGCGAGCCCGACGTTGCCGCCCGACATCGCGTACACGCGCTGCGACGTTGCGGCGTCGACCGGGCCGCCCAGCGCCGCGCCGACGATGTCGTCGAGTTCTTCGAAACGCAGCGGCGTCATGTCGATCGAGGAAGTCCGGGCGAGCGTCGATGCGGACAGGCCGCTGGGGGTGTGGCGGGCGGCCAGGCCGCGCAGCCGCGCGATGACGATCGGCACCCCGGTGACGCTGCGCACGTACTCGATCACGCCCCAGGAGGACTCGTCGAGATCGTTCCAGTCGTCGATGAAGATGGTCGTCCGCTGTTCGCGCACCTTGTCGAGCAGGCGATGTCCGACCCGCTCGGCGATGGCGTCGCTGCGTTGTGCCGGCGGCGTCTCGACGACTCCGGCCAGTGCGATCGCGGCGAACGGCGTCGCGCGCAGCGATGCGACGCCTCGGATCATGAACACGGTCCACCCGCGGTCGCGCAAACGCTCGCTGAGCGCTCGGAAGAAGGTGCTCCGCCCGCTGCCGCGACTGCCCACGACGTCGATGCTGCGCCCGGCTTCGATGAGACTCTCAGCCCTCGCGAGGCTGCGCTCCCGACCCCTCATCGGAGATCCTTCCTGGTGCGGTGCCAGCGAGACGATGGGTCACGCTAGCAGCGTGGTCGCACTCTCGCTGCGGCCTGTGGATTCAGCCCATGACCGGCTCGCGGCACAGTCCGAGCACAGGGTCTCGGGTCGCTGCTGCGGGGTGCGAATGGTGATCCGTGGCTCGTCGGACGGGATGTCGCGGTCGCAGTCGTCGCAGCGGCGGTCACGGCGTCGCAGCGCGAGCAGCAGCAGGCCGAGGAGGGTGAGGGCGACGGCCGCGGCGATCGCGGCGAGGGCGAGCTGCCCGCCGCTGACGGCGAGTCCGGGCGGCCGGGGCCCGCCGGCACCGGGTCCGCCGACACCGGGTCCGCCGGCACCGGCCTCGTCGCGCATCTCGATGCCCACGTCGAAGCGGAGCAGGGTCGACTCGGCGCCGAGAGACCGGGAGCTCTCCACCTCGTGGGGCATCTCGAACCCCATGGTGAGCTGCACCGTCTCGTCCTGGTCCAGGGCGAGCTCGGCGATCTCGACCCGGTCGTTCGCGGCCAGGGCGGAGAAGCTCTGCTGGCCCGTGAGGTCGCCGAGCTCCCAGAAGATCATGATGTCCTCACCCAGGCGGGGGTTCCGGGCTCCCGCGGGAATCTGCTCGTCGAAGTCCACGACCACGCTCATCACCCCGGTCGCGGGGCCGGCGTTGACGATGTCCAACGTCCGCACCGTCCGGTCACCGGGGACGGCGACGCGATCGCCGACGAAACTCGTCTCGGCGCGGGCATAGGGCACGCCCTGCCAGTCGAGATGAACGGCCGGGCCGTCCCAGTGCGCCTCGATCACCGGCGCGACCGCACCACCACTGACGATGGGCTCGGCGCCGCGCCGGTCGGTGCCGACGGTCGCCGTTTCGCTCTGAACCGCACCGACGGCGGCCCTGTCGTCGGCCGCCCGAGTACCCAGGGTCGGGAGCGCCTCCGCCGCGGCGAGGACCGCCGTGGCAGCGAGGAGGATCGCCGTCGCCAGCAGCGCGGCGATCGCCCGCCCGCGAGGGCTGAGGCCCGACGAGGTGATCGGGATCGCGGGCTCGACGCGGGCGGGGCCGGGAACACGGGAGACGGTCATTGCTCGCTCCTAGGTGGGGTCGGTGAGGAGGACCGGGTGGTCGTGTCGGGTGCGGCGTCGCGCAGGATCCGCTCGAGCGCGTCGACGGTGGTTGCGTCGAGGTCGGCGCTGGCGGAACCGGGCGTCCATGGGTCCGGCGCCGTCATCGGAACCTGCGGCTCACCCGCCCGACGAAGGGCCAGATCGAGCTCCCGTTCGCGCAGTTCGAGTTCGCGTTCACGGAGGGCGAGCTCACGCTCGCGCAAAGCCGTGTCGACGTCCGAAGACGCGGCGATCATCGGTGAGGAGGAGGGAGGTGCTGCGTTGGCGGATGCAGCATCGCTGCGGGGCACGGTGATGACCGTGGAGCGGGAGCGGCGGGGCGCGAACAGCATCCATCCGATGACGACGGCGCCGATGCCGGCGGCGAGGAGGAGCGGGTTATCGGCCACCCACTGTCGGAGCCAGCCGAGTCCGGGCACGCCGAACAGGAACACTCCCCGCACCTGCTGGGGTGACACGGGGGCGTCGGCGGTGTTGTTGGCGTCGCCCTGGGTGATCAGGCGGCAGTCGGTGCCGTCGTCGAAGGTGCCGATGGTCTTGCCGATGACGCGGTGGGTGATGAGGGTGGGGTCGTTGGGTTCGGGGAAGAACGTGACGATCGACCCGATGGACACGTCGGAGCAGACCTTGCGTTCGTCGATGCCTCGAACGACGATGACGTCTCCGGCCGAGAACGTCGGTTCCATCGACCCGGACAGGACGGTGAGCGAGTCACCGCCGGTCAGGCGCGGCACCGCCACGAGAGCGACCAGAGCCGCGACGACGACGATCACGACCGCTGACGAGACCGCGCGGGCAGCGATGCGCCAGGGCGAGTCGAACCACGGCGTCGCGGTCGCGCGCACACGCCGCCGGGGCCGTTCGCGCGATCGCAGAGCGGGTGCCATGGCTTCTCTTCTCCGCGACCCGAGGGCCGCTGATGAGGTCGGTGGGGGCCGCGCAGCCCGCCGTCGGGCACGGCGGGCTGCGCGGGGTCGGAAGACCCGGGACGCGTCAGATCAGCTGAACTGAGCGCCCGTGTCACGCACCTGCGTCAGGTTCAGCGTGAGGTCCGCGATCGTGTTCGCGAGGGTCACGTAGGTGCGGTCGGTGACGGTGACGGAGTTCTCCGTGTAACGGAACTCGCCGTCGACGTCCTCGTAGAACGAGGCGTACACCACGACGTTCAGGTCAGCGGTGGTGCCGGGCATGCCGAACACCGCCGACTGCGCGTCGAGCCCGTCGACGGGCTGAACATCGCCGAGCGTGCCGTGGGTCGCGTCGTCCTGACCGCTCGCCTGGCCCTCGGTCGAAGCCGCCAGGTACAGCAGCGGCGCGTCGGCACCGGTGGGCAGCACCGTCTCGTTGATCAGCGGCTGACCGTCGAAGTAGACCTCGTAGCTGTAGTACAGCCCCGGGATCTCCGACTCGAGCTGGTCGAGGCCGTCCAGACCGACACGGGCGACGAGGTTGTCACCCTCGAGGGTGACCGTGGTCTCGAACGACGCCGCGACCTTGTCGCCCGGAGCGATACGCCACGTGGCGATGTCATCGATCCGGTGACCCGGCTGCGAACCGTCGGTCGAACCGACCGTCTCCGTCGCGTCCAGACGGTCGTTCGACACGTCCCAGAACGAGGTGTCTTCGAGCTGCGCGATGTTGAGGTCACCAGCGGTGATCGTGCCGCCCGAGAAGGTGTCGGAAGCCGACCACAGGGCGAAGGTCGAGCCTCCCAGCAGCAGCGCGGACGCACCGGCGGCGACCCACACCACGCCACGGCGGCGCTTCTTCTCCTCCGTGACCACGAGGATCTGATCGTTGTTCGTCATGTCGTTGTATCTCCTTGGTGGTGAGCGCGGGACAGGTCAGCGGTATCGGCGCTCGTCGACACCGCCGAAGGCGGAAAGAGTCAGGGACTCGGTGAGAAATCGGGGTTGAGGTTCGTGACGGTCGGACGCAGAGCGATCACGACATCCGGCTCGGTCGAGCCGTCGGGATAGAGGTCGGCCTCCCACGCGTCGCGGCCGGTGACCGAGGCTCCGTTCTCGCCGACCCCCTCGGCCTCGGCGAAGCTGCGGTACGTTCCGACCATGTCGAGGGCGGGCGGTATGCCCACGAGGCTGTGCCAGTCGTCGACGGCTCCGGCGCGTGCGCCGTTGTCGGTCACAGCGACGACCTGCACGCTGTTGCGGTAGCGGCCGTCCTCTTCGGCATTCCACTCGACCGCCGCGCACCACTCCTGCTCGGTCGATTCGCCGGGGATGCCGGCGCCGGGCTCTTGCAGGACGTGGTCGTCGCCGTCGAACACGTAGATGTTGCGGCCGTCCGCGTCGTCGGGAAGCGCGGGGATCGCCGAGCAGTCACCGCCCAGTCCGGCGCGGTAGATCTTCATCGTCGAGTTGCCGAGCACCGTGTTGGGCTGAGCGTGCCCGGACGCCAGATCGTGGACGTCGTCGCCGAAGCGCTGTTCGCGGACCTCGACGTCGTAGTCCATGCCCGCGATTCCGAGGGCCGAGCCCCGCGCGGTGAAGCGCCAGATCAGCGGTTCGGCCTTCTCTTCGGGCGGCGTGAGGAGCTCAGCCAGCCGCGAACCGGGCAGCACGACGGTGACCGCCTCGCCGCCCGTCGACGACACCATCGCCTGCGGTGAGCTCGACGGGTACGCCCCGAAGGCGACGGATCCGACCGGGAACGAGGGCACGCTGATGCGGGTTGAGGCGTTCCACAGCGCGTTCGCGAGCGCTGCACCGGTAAGCACGAGCCCGACGGCGACGCCGCCCGCGACGACCCGCTGCGTCGTCGCGCGCTTCACGAGGGTGCCCCCTTCGCCGACGATCCCGGACGGACCTGATCGAGCGAGACGGTCAGGTCATCCAGCGTCCACGCTGCGGGCCCGACCGTCGCGACCGGACGCCACAGGTAGTCACCCCGGATCTCGGTCGTGACGATCACCAGCCAGTCGTCGGTCCGCCCCGCGGACGAACCTTGGAGGCCCGGCACCGTGGTCGGCGTCCCGACGGGGATCTGCTCGGTCACGGGACTCGAGGTGCCGTCCTCGTCCGCGCGCTCGACACGGTAGGTCGCGACGACGCTGCCGTCGGCCAGCTCCGAGGTGAGGGCCGGCCGCGAGTCGACCGACAGCTCGGCCTGCAGGTTCTCGCCCTGCAGGGTCGTCTGGATCGGGATGACGACCTCGACGATGTCGCCGGGCATCGAGGGGAAGTCCGCTGCCGCCAGCTCGAGCGAACCGGACGCCGGATCGGCGACGCCGGGGGTGACCTGCTGCCAGTAGCCGTCGCCGCGGGTGATGTTCAGATCGCCCGCCGTGATCGGCGCCCCGGCGAACGTGGCCGAGCCCGACCACAGCGCCAAGGTCGCCCCGCCTGCGCCGAGCAGCAGGGCCGCCGCGGCGCCCCCGGCCAGCAGCACACTCGCACGCCGACTGAACGGCCAGGTCCGTGCCCGTTCGCCCGCGGGACGGACGTGCTCCGAGCGCAGCTCGCGGCGGGTGGGGCCGGCGGCGTTCGCCGCCCCGGTCACCGGCTGCTTCCCGTCGTCGTGTCGACCGGGATCAGGGCCCCGCACGCCGACAGGTGCGCGTACTCGCCGATCTCGAGCCGGTCGATCCTCCCGATGACACCGTCCTCGCCGAGGCGGGTGTCGCTGTCGGTGATGACGAGATCACGCAGCTGCGTCGCCCAGTCATCGGCCGACACGTTCGTGACGGTGTAGACGAAGCAGACCGCCTGCCCGTCGGTCAGCCGGGTGCCGGTGAGCGCCTCGGTGCCCGTCGCCATGATCTGCTGCGGGGAGGACGAGTCGGCCACGTCGACGAACGCGCGCTTCTCGATGCGCAGCGACGGATCGGTCGAGAACAGCCGAACGAGGACGGACGGCACGACCAGCTCGTCGTAGTTCCTGTCGTCCGAGACCACGGTGCTGCCGATCACCACCGGCG
It contains:
- a CDS encoding sensor histidine kinase; protein product: MPLFQMQRARRGRLRVFMRAQLPFLVGTLLVFTGLAVAVPDALSTPLVVIAALLILVASIAAVFVPWERFSPTWLIVVAIADIVAVALLRTELRALLPAVTMLAIFPILWIAYAFPPVAFIAAVGGAALMTSLPFLTRGSWPETALDWVNVVTLPGLILGVAVIVNLAAQHLRRNAARLRAAHDARARALTRAHDNELVLRTVLDTVRSGVVLYDGQGRLVLANRTAEELSQAMGFSLDQPPYAGDAVLAADRSTPVPPHDQLIPRALRGDRISNAVEWVGPPAMQRAIIADADSVRRADGTLLGTLIAAYDVTDMADAAQIRHDFLRTVSHELRTPLTSVTGYLDLLTEHVGASDPAAARYLSMIERNVLVLRDRMNELLAAASSESPISPRAVVLSDIIDSAVRAVSPRAERRGSSIQQIGATGDRVVLDPVRIRQTLEELLVNAVKFSPPSSAVVVGQRIDDTGIHIAVSDSGPGLTAAERSRVFDPFYRTDFARENAIQGFGIGLSVVRNAVVAHGGKIRVGPSAAGGTAMTVTLPRRLPEDADDTAGRVDAAG
- a CDS encoding helix-turn-helix transcriptional regulator, whose translation is MRGRERSLARAESLIEAGRSIDVVGSRGSGRSTFFRALSERLRDRGWTVFMIRGVASLRATPFAAIALAGVVETPPAQRSDAIAERVGHRLLDKVREQRTTIFIDDWNDLDESSWGVIEYVRSVTGVPIVIARLRGLAARHTPSGLSASTLARTSSIDMTPLRFEELDDIVGAALGGPVDAATSQRVYAMSGGNVGLALAMVDASVRDGRLVRAGGEWWTAAGDLWCSSLRTAVEMHLDGLSPAARDALETIAIIGSPELDIVRRLVGWETLEFLEERALIAVVPAVPGALVSVIPPLFVSYFRHEPLTARRIRLTERIAATLGEDGGAVAGCGDGDILPVRTKQNALLAGMLRENAAGRAAAVAYEWQQNPSARTAAAYIASLSQSEGSEAPATIARVIAETDPRSGDIASRAEYCRVRARWLAYACGDVDGAIALLEAEAPELSVYGRILDATRLSILADLRSVPDGFEADLDISDGEPVPVQVALLEARVHVFTVAARLRDADRAYRELGRLDPQRQSYAARILADVGRLVGGSFDAGYRDLLSGLDEARGALDLEMFRAFSCGAVYGHLHAGDMTELGDLIDVCLSTGALAPLPAGGRASILVAAVLLAAGRGQIELATKYAARARQEWVVDGAFPGQSLAWMDAALATLDGRPEDGADALWRDSVALRDRGAVFAAQLGMLAAVEIAPNAERLAEAQRLLDAAPDTLGFRAQADYLAARNGRDAVALRAAGRSLEQHGRYGLAIAAYRLLADWAGEDRDAAGEADAAELERALRARRGSRAVNHARFAVEATRLTKRERQVADLVAAGMNNQEIASTLVVSVRTVESHVYRIMRKLEVGSRELIGPRLAGVNGSA
- a CDS encoding signal peptidase I, which encodes MAPALRSRERPRRRVRATATPWFDSPWRIAARAVSSAVVIVVVAALVALVAVPRLTGGDSLTVLSGSMEPTFSAGDVIVVRGIDERKVCSDVSIGSIVTFFPEPNDPTLITHRVIGKTIGTFDDGTDCRLITQGDANNTADAPVSPQQVRGVFLFGVPGLGWLRQWVADNPLLLAAGIGAVVIGWMLFAPRRSRSTVITVPRSDAASANAAPPSSSPMIAASSDVDTALRERELALRERELELRERELDLALRRAGEPQVPMTAPDPWTPGSASADLDATTVDALERILRDAAPDTTTRSSSPTPPRSEQ
- a CDS encoding alternate-type signal peptide domain-containing protein, whose translation is MTNNDQILVVTEEKKRRRGVVWVAAGASALLLGGSTFALWSASDTFSGGTITAGDLNIAQLEDTSFWDVSNDRLDATETVGSTDGSQPGHRIDDIATWRIAPGDKVAASFETTVTLEGDNLVARVGLDGLDQLESEIPGLYYSYEVYFDGQPLINETVLPTGADAPLLYLAASTEGQASGQDDATHGTLGDVQPVDGLDAQSAVFGMPGTTADLNVVVYASFYEDVDGEFRYTENSVTVTDRTYVTLANTIADLTLNLTQVRDTGAQFS
- a CDS encoding alternate-type signal peptide domain-containing protein; its protein translation is MTGAANAAGPTRRELRSEHVRPAGERARTWPFSRRASVLLAGGAAAALLLGAGGATLALWSGSATFAGAPITAGDLNITRGDGYWQQVTPGVADPASGSLELAAADFPSMPGDIVEVVIPIQTTLQGENLQAELSVDSRPALTSELADGSVVATYRVERADEDGTSSPVTEQIPVGTPTTVPGLQGSSAGRTDDWLVIVTTEIRGDYLWRPVATVGPAAWTLDDLTVSLDQVRPGSSAKGAPS